The genomic window GCGGGTCAGCCGCGCGTTCAAAATGGCCGATAGCACCGGCACCACGCGGTCAACTGCCGGCCCGCCGTTCATGGTCAAGACGCGATAGAGGCGATCCATCGTGGCGGGGTCCGTCTCGATAGACGCCTGCTTTTGCAGGGCCGGGAGTAATTCTTCCCAGTCCTGCGGCGACAGCTTGCTCTTGAGCAATCCCTCCGCAGCCACCAATCGCATGCCGGAGAATGCGTCGTTGATTGCCAGTTTGTAGCAAGCTGTGGCGGCAGGGCTGTCATGCCGCCTGAGAAAGGCCAACAGTACCACATTGCCAAGAGCCACGGGATCTTTGCCGTCGGTCGCCGGCTTGTACAGCGCAGCGAACGCCGTTGCCATGCTCTCGACCATGCCGGCCTTGAAAGCACTGGTCGCGTCAGCGGCCTGAATATGCCCCGTGATCTCGCTTATGAAAGCCGGGGCATCTTTCAAGGGTTCCTTGGAGGCCATGATCAGTCTGATGCGTTGCCGGCACCAGTCCTCTACTCGTTGCCTGTCGATGGTGCCGAAGTTGTTCTTGCGTATGTCGGCCAGATTGAGCTGCTGTTCCTGTCCGGTGGCCGCCGCGGCGCAGGCGAAAACCAGGCAGCCGGTCAAGACTCCGCGGCCAAAGCCTCGTATACCCATGGTGCTGTTCATCAGTCTCACGGCTCCCAGATCGTCGAACCACCCATGGCTGACCCGGATTCTTCAACCGCATCCAATGGGTGATCGCCCAGGTACCCCCACGCGGGGGCGGCGGCGACTGAGGCGGGTAACTCGTCGCAAGCGAAGCTCCACCGCAGATACGGCCCGGAAGCACCGGGACCAATGCCGCGATGCAGTCACGGTATACGCCGCCCCGGCCGAAGTCAAGGAATCGGGCCCCGCCGGTCCGGCCAAAGGTCGCTGCGCAAAGAGCTTATGCGGGTTCTGATGGGTCCTCCGCTTGACGCTGGCCGCCTCGCTTCTGTACAGTCCCCGTATCATGGCAAGCGACGCGTCAGCCGCCGGTTCCCGTCATGATCCCCAGGATCACCCCGCGTGGGATGGCATTCCAGCTCCCGCAGTGCGTCGTCTCTGCTTGTACCTGCGCGAACTGGAGGGGTTGCTGGCTCGGGGTCGGCTGACGGTGTCCAGCAAGGATCTGGGCCGGACGTTGGGATACACCGACGCCCAAGTGCGCAAAGACTTGGCGTATTTCGGCCACTTCGGCCAGCCGGGCATCGGGTACGGAGTCGAGGAGCTGATCGCCCGGATCAGGGGAATTCTCGGTACAGATAGGATCTGGAACGTTGTCGTGGTGGGAGCCGGAAACATCGGACAGGCTTTGTCCACCTATCGGGGATTCCTGAAAAGAGGGTTCCGGATCGTCGGGGTGTTCGACAACAACCCTGCCAAAGTCGGGCAGCGAATCGGCGATCCGCCCGGTGTGGAGATTCTCCCGTTGGATCGCCTGCCGGAAGTCGTCGCGTCGCAGGAGGTTCGGCTGGGCATCGTGGCTGTGCCCGCCGAAGCGGCGCAGGAAGTCGCCGAGGCGCTCTTGGCCGCCGGCGTGAAGGGAATACTGAA from Phycisphaerae bacterium includes these protein-coding regions:
- a CDS encoding redox-sensing transcriptional repressor Rex gives rise to the protein MASDASAAGSRHDPQDHPAWDGIPAPAVRRLCLYLRELEGLLARGRLTVSSKDLGRTLGYTDAQVRKDLAYFGHFGQPGIGYGVEELIARIRGILGTDRIWNVVVVGAGNIGQALSTYRGFLKRGFRIVGVFDNNPAKVGQRIGDPPGVEILPLDRLPEVVASQEVRLGIVAVPAEAAQEVAEALLAAGVKGILNFAPASLAVPEPVPVVPVELSLQLEQLAFQIRARSTRARAR